agatgtgtcatgatgttgaagaaagatggtggaaatatcagctcaaagccaacaagacattgcaccacaacgttttgcagctttatcaaattcttcgggtcaattatcttctgagaaactgcgttgaggaaggcacatatcttcacgatggttaaccggatgttatcaggcagaatcccccgcagcacaaccggaagaagttcggtcataagcacatggcagtcatgggacttgagatttgtaaatttcttctctgccaaatttaagattccttttatattggatgagtatccagatggaacctttatactgctcaagcagtcaaacatggtttctttctcttccttgctaagagtatagctggcaggacttaagtattgtcatccattatctcgctgttgtggatgtaaggcatctcgttcttccatacgttgcaattcttgacgtgcttctactgtatcttttgtctttccgtacactcccaagaatgctatcaggttgacgcaaaaattcttcgtgaggtgcatcacatcaattgcatgacgaacatctaagacttcccaatatggtagctcccaaaatatagatttcttcttccacatgggcgccattccgttttcgttcggaacaggttggctaccagacccctttccaaaaataacttctagatcttttaccatgttgaagacgtctttaccactacggtgcatcggttttgttcggtggtccgcttggcctttgaaatgcttgcccttctttcataccgcatgcctgatgggaagaaaccgacgatgacccatgtatacaaccttcttacagtgagtcaaccatatattatcggtatcatctaaacagtgtgtgcatgctttgtatcccttatTCGAATGtgctgacaagttactaagagcaggccagtcattgatcgttacgaacagcaatgctcgtaggttgaagttttcctgtttgtattcatcccacatccgtacaccttcatcgccccagagcaataagagttcttcgaccaatggtcttaggtacacatcaatgtcatttccgggctgctttggacccgggataagcactagcatcatgatgaactttcgtttcatgcagagccatggtggaagattgtacagacaaagagtcacaggccaagtgctatgaccactgctcatctcaccaaaaggattcatgccatccgtactcaaaccgaaccttatgtttctcgcatccaaatcaaatttagggtacgttctatctatttttctccactgcgacccatcagcggggtgtctcaacatcgagtctttcttgcgttcctctttgtgccatcgcatcaacttagcattatctttatttctaaacagacgcttcaaacgtggtattataggcgaataccacatgaccttcgcaggaactctcttccggggaggctccccctcgacatctccaggatcatcttttctaatcttgtaacgcaatgcactgcatacgggacatgcatccaaattcttgtactcgcctcggtagaggatgcagtcgttggggcatgtatgtatcttttgcacttccagtcccaaagggcaaacaagttgtttggcttcatacgttgtggcaggcaattcattgtccttaggaagcattttttttaacaagtttgagtaattcaccaaatcccttgtcggatacaccatttgtcgccttccattgcagcaactcaaaggtggtgccaagtttttaaatccattttgacaatctgggtacaacaacttatggtggtcctctaacaacttctggaacttcaacctctctgtttcactctcacagtctgcctgcacattgtgcaatgcctgccccagatcgtcgctgggatcattttctgctacatctacttcgggctcttccatgggaatatcgtcatcgaatgcaccgattccagcattcccgggaatgtggtcgtcaaaatcttcttcttcattgtcttccatggtaaccccctgttctccgtgcttcgtccaacaaacatacttcttcatgaaaccatttgcgaaaatgtggctgtgtaggattcttgaagatgagtaatccttgttattgttgcaatgaacacacgggcagcacataaaaccattctgctagtttgcctcagccacagacaaaaaataatgcaggccatcaatgaattctttcgaacgtcggtcggcattgtacatccattgccggtccatctgcattttaaataaatcgatttgaattctttacacgtgtgacatcccagagttttaaaatgctaagtGAGAAATATCAAATATGATATCATgcataatcaaccaagaaaatggaatcGAATATatttatgtgtgcatgcatgtgtatgtgtatagaTGCATAGGTCAGAAACCGTAAATAGCTTTTAAACTAATGTAAGTATACATATGAAAACGAATAGGCGTCTCTCTAAAATCATGTTAaatcaaagtctagttgaagtcaaAGTGAGAAAGTGAAGTTtcgcacatgaaatgacgaatcATTTGAATCAAGGTTTTAAAGGTTTAAATTGTATTCTTTTCAAGTTTTAAACAAATATTCTTAGAGAATAATTTCAAaaacatagctcaaacaaaattttgcctaaaaccaaagttgtagcattTTTGATGTGAAACAACTTTTGTGTGCAAATAATTTTGAGTTTCGAtacaaaagttgaagaaaatttgaatttcaaattcgaACCGACGATTAGCGTACATTCGTCGGGATGTCAAATTAACTTTTGAACGAACTCTCAAACGAACtagtgcctgaaacaaaaagtGTAGCATTTGAAATTCTTTACAACTTTCATATTTAAAGTTTTTCATGTTTCAACAGAAATgtttgagaaaaattcaaatttgaatcaattccatccctttctctctactctctctctctcttctctcccttccctcccctGTTCCTGCCCGGCCGACCAGAGGttgccggccgcgcgccgcccgcccggccaGGCCGCCTCCCCACCCCAGGTTCACCCAAACCAACCCCGGTTCCGCTCCGAAGCTGCTCGGCCTCACCACGCGTCGCAATCCACGGCGCGCTCGCCGAGGATGGCCGTCGACGCaccacggcgacgccgtgacGACTCGGCCGACCGCCCCTCGCCTCGTCTCGCGCCCTTGACCGCCCAGACCCTTCTCGCGAGCCCTGAGGCGTCCTCATCCTTCCTCCCTCCACTCTGAGCCGAGAGCCGAGTCCCGTGCGCCCCTTTTCACCTAGACGGACGGCCGCCGTCCAccatgaccgccgccgccccctagctcgccgccgagccccctcctccgcccttccTTGTGCCCAACAACCCCCGCAGCCACCTTCCTCGCCCTCCACTGGTACTCCCCGACCTGCTCGACGCCGCCCCGGGccaccggaccgccgccgccgccgccaaccgccgccgccgccgccactgttcCGCGGAGGAGCCTCCTCATGCTGCCCCGCGCCCAACCAAGGCCACCAATAGGTTCCTCTCGCCGCCCTTTTGCTTTTCCCCAtgttccccctcgccgccggccgccccaggCACCGAAATCTGGCCGCCCGCCACTCCCCTGCTTCAACTCCGACCAGGGGTGTTTCTGCGAGAAGAAAACTTCTTCCAGGGGCCTCTGCGCAAaaagttctttcttttttcttttgtttcccaaaacagcaaactttgaaaattcctagaaatttgtagaaaaatcagaaaaatgcaaatccaaatgttttggaatccttgtaacaagatctacaactttctttacatgcacatgtttattttctgtctgtattttaatctacgaaaaagattagatttcaaagactataattgttctaggagttctacttagaATCTATAGTTGATTTTTGGCTGGTAGGTAGTGCATACCATGCTTAGTGttgtgtaaaagtttgagcaccagttgacctttgtaactagatgaaaccctagtcttggctagatctagtaaaatattttgctttttatttctggatgttatgacttagatatatgtatgaaaATTTTTTCTGTATATTTCCAATGCTAAATGAGCACCACTGTacaattttcaatatttttagatttgtgtagctatttctttgttttaatgcttgtttagtagatattaattatgataaatagtttatgttgatgataaatcatgaaaatatttttgagtgttctttttgcatagtttagcttgtccagggagtttgagccccagttcatgattagaacaggatctaaaaattaatcttgatgagctgatgtatgttttgtttattttctcctattttatTATGTTGATAATAAATCCttaaaaattcacagtagctaatttaTCCCTTTGTAGACCTACTGTTAAATTTTTAGATTGTTTTATACTCTTGtgtaacctgtataattcaatcttgttctaggaattGTCTGACTACATGAATTGTTTTGGATAATTGGCTACAAGATTCAGGATGAGTTTTGCAGGATAGCTAGTCCTGTTTACCTTctatttgaagtaatttttgtGGAGTTTACTAttgtatgtgtgctgagttactGATTTATTATCTAACCATGATTTAATTACTATATGAAACTAAtcccacttgtttaggaagttagtatagctttcttgtgctgttaatcatgatgtcttgtgtagttcgatatgttgagttactactctataaacgattgcccagtaaaatatgaatggacgtgtttcactctttaacttcgggttttgtttgaattacaactttatagtaaAGCAAGTTATAAGTTGTTATCATCATAcactcatgcatgtgcatttcatatagacacgactactctcgccgacggtacgtacgagctggtgcctgaAGCGGAAGAAGGTCCCggagaagctcaagtgaacttcGCCGACGCCGTTGAGAATCCGATcccgactccagcagcctctaactaacactgacctattGTTattctcaggcaagccccggagcatgtcctactattttaaatttatgcaacttattattgttcctatctatttgcgcatttaagtttacaggagttgcttggaaccgtACCTGCATGATCATAGgcacctatgcttgaacactagtatgtgtagttcgctagttggctaggctaatggttcggtagaagtcgagtgatttcctgtcactcgcgagaaccataggagttgaatgtctactacatactgcaactataaggctcacgggcggggttgtggtacttgtgatgccccgtctgtttagtgaaatttgataaggccgtggtgtgtggtagtggtggttaagcgtttgaacgtactagacacatgccgagaatatggtaatcggtaagcttaagtacctgattggaccggcgagtagacttctccctcaccttctttgaacgtcgtttctcatgcgcgcacatgcgggtgcagagtcgtcgtactctgtagtcgaggacggtgaccctgatccacaacccggaaagaaaggggaaatgttgcacgtgtaaCTCtatgagtaaccacgtgacgtgtgtttaggtctgcctgggcaggttaacaaattcgattcgaatcgtctgcttctcacggtttgggactgcttaacccttttgccacatagagtaagaagtgaaagataaTGATGATaaatatggttggttggatgatgaaagataattatttcccaccatgtatgctattggatagatgctcacatagaatggttaattgaactagaatttggaagctaaaacctgaaattaaggatctactctttattgcttttcggcaaacaaactcctcaagccaaaagccttgcatgtctagataaagggcttagtatacccttagtcggttaagtcttgctgagtattagtatactcagccttgcttgtggctttattttttttcaggtggtacatctgaggatgtggctgacgtcatgtacgggcttcatcatgatgtctggtttcgacgctagattatcgttcgtttttcgtcactcttgaactctgttgtcttttataaattcaaccttggtttgtaatattaattcaatttcatactctgtgctgtaaaattgtggaatgttgcattctctgggctgctttgtcgatcctgtttcaagtggtttaatcgggattttacccgacagcactgccggattactccgttttaagtgcgtgttaaccctagttactgtttcggtgatggttagcgcacttaagccggattaatttaggcggggttGCCAcaacacgtatcgaataaataaaatatatcaaacctaaattaaactaaatgtaacataacatgcataattaaaagatatgcaatatccatcatacatcttgattaattaaaaggagtacttaatccattacagaacttaacaaaggagtactatacatgaaatttaaaaattcggtcaacaacacataggttttcaaccgtccttgcgttggaacgcagaatgctctaacggatttcttgctggcgcagaagaagatggcggagctgaaacctccgagtttggtggtgacgaaccgtaacgccgcaataaatcctcaagatcaaacggaggttccttgccccttgccatgcattctctatattctttttccaaataacggagcgctgccctatgaaaagcattctctatattctttttccaaattatttactattacaattacaatgatcagattaataactcttgtaaataacaatgaaatcatataaaaaagacgaaatgtatcattaatcctcaagaaatctctaattaattgaaagaattctctataacttctaattactttgacacccttcagttccaggagtacactcttttcaatatccagaaatcctctagaagaaaaataaacctttatttctgaaaatgtatatgtcactaacctcaaccctgcggtgatgacacagcctttcggggggacatggtgcggtacaaggatgtcaccaatcggccagtcgcagcaccaacatttacaaTTAATAGGCACAACACTTGGCATAGGCAGCAGcttgttgatatgctctcagtacaacaacggtcatgctgactgcgtcaaatgctgtcttcttatcaatcggaagtgctggtgatgcgaccaaccgatttgcgacgtccttatagcgcatcgtgtatccctgaaaggtagtgccatcaccgttggacggagattaacgacgtatacttgtttcgaaataaagatttttttagcttctagatggtttcaatgtgagcctgattaaatacatcactagagtgtcaaaataatccattcataatacaaaaaattctataatatactcatttcattaattcattcatgaataaaaaaatcaactatccacagtatggtcatatatacaagtacatcacatgaagtgtctacactcattcaaaaaatttctactatccacatactcatctaaatctaaaaaaaaatcacacctacatatgcaatctagctaaatgtccaagaaataagctagctacacattttctctatttctaaagcatgaaatgagctatacaagccaaggaagaagagaaaaacaagccccaaacctttagcgccgatggatggacagggaatcaaagatcttcacaaatgtggtgaagaaatgagcaagaactcttccctcccgagccgagaacagcatgaaacaagtgagctgaatggctcgggtggggggagagagaaggggataagggggccaaggttttttgtcccggttggtagttccaaccggaacaaaagggtacgcgggccttttgtcccggttagaaccaccaaccgggacaaaagacccccattttgtcccggttggtgtctccaaccgggacaaaaggccttggcccccatgctgacccggctagccgttggacccgggacaaaagccacctattgtcccgggcccaaaggctgccgggacaaatggtctGGAAcgaaggcctattctgtagtagtggagacggcggcggcggcggcgccggcgggtgaGGCGAAGGCGGCGGGTGCCGCAGGAGCACGTGGACTCCATCCTCTCCTGGGACCTCTCCCGCTACGTCTGCCGCGCCCCCGACAACGTCAACAGCATGCCGTTCTCGGAGGAGTTCAAGGCGGAGTACCGCGCCGTGCAGCTCCGATCCGTCGCCCACATGCGGGAGATCCGCCGCACGAGGGCTGAGTTGCAGGGGTTCGTAAGGGCCCAGCTCGAGGAGCGCGGCTACGTCGAGGCCGATCCCGAGATGTTCGCCAAGTACAAGCGCGAGCTCCAGCCGCAGGGCTAGGCGAGATCAAAAGCTAGTGCTTAaagatttttattttgtttatttagCAGTAGTAGTGGCATGCAAGGGAAACAATAATCAGACGACTGCGCCTAAACCCGTCCTGCCTGTCGAAGTAgcttatatatatgtgtgtatcgGCTCTAAAAAGGTGTCAACATTGGTATGCCCCACATGTGGAGATTATGGATATCACCTGATTTGTTAACACACATCTGTCCTTAAGCTAGCAATACCAGTTCGGAGAAATTTTCCACGTATTTCAGTTTGTGCTGAGCAACTTCTGATCCTTACCAAAAGGATAGTTAGTTAATTAGCTTGCGAAATTAAGACCTGCAAGTCTTGATTCAGACGCCAGTACGCCACTCAATCCGATTGCAACAACCGCCATGTCGCCAAACCAATAAGGTTCATCACGGCAAATTTAATTTTATCCAGATTAGAAGGCTCAGCACGATACTGCTTccccataaatttttcacataTCGACACACCCGTGGATCTAGATTATTACCCTCAAATTTCAGAAAGTTCAGTAGGAAATTGAGAGGGAGAGataaggaaaaaggaaaaaacataAAGAGACAGCACTTATTGCTGCCTCACGTGGGCCGTCAGCCTTTCCGTTGGTGGGCTGTTAAGGCCTTTTTCTAGTGGGCTGTTAGGCCTGTCTCAGTGCATATTTCGTGACAATGTTATTGAAACCGAATTTGATGGGTGTTACGAGAATAAAACTTCTTTAACACTCACCCTAATATTTTCTCATAATACCCCTACTATCATATTTGCAAATTTACTGATATGATATAAAACTTAATATCCATAAATTACGAAACTTTTATTGAGATTGGACTTAGGGCTGTGAATGCAATCACCATTAGACCATGCGGTAGCCAGATTACAATGAATAAATTGAGCCCGtgtcttttttctcttttgtatgattattttttctcaaaataTAGTATATACGCAGACGCTCACACCTCTTAATATATCTACAATAATCTACATCTATGAGTACTTTCGAAAGACTAAAACGCCAGATCTCAAGATTGATAAAGTTACCACAGACGCCGCTATCAATGCACACGTCGCGTGCCAATGAAAAAATAGCTCCAGTTATTAAATCCTGAAATAGATCGAGAAATATAAGCACTCGTGCTTAGTCAAGAACTCAAATTCATATAGACAAGTTCCACCATAGAAATCTTACTAGCCGATTTACGTTCAGTTCACTTTTGAAAGACCAACTGTACATGTTGtagcaaaacaaaaaaagagaaaaagaaaaaaatgcacCAACCAAACAAATGTCCTAAGGAATTTTGTTTTACGAGGACAAACGTCCTAGGAACTTTGTACTCCTTTTCAACCAAGTGATGTACCGTCGGTGCTTGGCGCACGTGTTCTTGCCGAGTTCATCAGCTCTTGCTTAAACAGTCACTACACTACCATGACAATGACATGGCGGTAGTAGGATTATCCACGAAAGAATCAGGCAATCGGCGCTCGTCTCAGCATCGTTCACGGTCAGGCGGTCAGCCTTTAACAGATCTTTTGCACGTACGGCAGCAGATCAGCTGGGTTTGGCCAACGCTCCCCAACAAACtggacgccggccgccggcgcggggaggcggcggtggccaacCCCAACGGAAGCCCCCGCCCGCGACCTCCCAACCGACATCGTCGAGGCGGATGGTCTCCGACACCGCCCACGGAGACGCAGCCACGCGTGACGCACGACCGGGCCGGGGGGCGCACGCTCCCTGACTTGTGGGCCCACCGGCCTGAGCTTGAGAGTTTGCCTGCCTCAAGTTAAATTGATTTTACGGCGAGACAAGTTCCCATGTAAATCCTGctggtttgtttgtttgtcaaaaaggcttcttttttattttactaCGTGGAGTCGGTGGTGCGTAGTACAAATATACTAGCAATAGCTTTGTCAAGCGTTTGGTTCAATTAAAATAGTGTTAATCTCAGATTATTATTTTTTGGAACAAAATAATCTCAGATTATTTTAGTACAACAATCAAATCCCAGACAGAGTGAGATTGGTAGTTATGCAACCCCTCCAACCCCAACTGTTTTGCATCAGCACCTCCTACCTTGACTAGTCCTTCAAGCAAGCTAATAAGCCACCGTCCCCACTGCTATATAAACACTGCCCCCACAGACCCCCTGAGCTCACAAATCACAAACCCCATCCTCTCCTGTCTCTCAATCTCTCtgacacacactctctctctaaaCTGTCCTTCTCTCTCTAGAACCATCACCACcagtcctctctctctccggccGAGCGCATCGTCGACCATGGTGAGTGACATGCATGCTTAGTTGCTCAAGCTGGTGCTTTGCTGATCAGGCATCATCTGTTGCGAGAGCATGTGTCGTGATGTGACACCATGATTTCTCACGGTGCAGGTCGTCGAGATGAAGGAgaacggcgtggcggcggcgggcgcgagcGAGAAGGCGGCGCAGCAGCTGAGCGTGAAGCGCGGCGAGCCGACGCTGGTGCCGCCGGCGGAGCCGACGCCGACGGGGGAGCAGTACTACCTCTCCAACCTGGACCAGAACATCGCCGTGATCGTGCAGACGGTGTACTGCTACAAGCAGccctccggcgacggcggcaaggacgacgtggcggcggcgctccgcgaCGCGCTGGCGCGGGTGCTGGTGCACTACCACCCTCTGGCGGGGCGGCTGGGCATCAGCCCGGAGATGAAGCTGACGGTGGAGCTCACCGGCGAGGGCGCCGTGTTCGTGGAGGCCGACGCCTGCTGCGACCTCGCCGACGTCGGCGACCTCACCAAGCCCGACCCCGCCGCGCTCGGCCAGCTCGTCTACTCCGTCCCCGGCGCCAAGCACATTCTCGAGATGCCACCCATGACCGCGCAGGTACGCCGGGCCAATTAATTACTGCCTCCCTTGCACGCTTCCGGTTGGGCTGCCACCTTCGACGAAGCCGCGCGCCGCGTTAATGGCGGGATGGGGTTGGGAGAGAGATGGAAAAAGGTCATCACCCCGTGTTACTTCTTTTACTGGGGGCGCCGCGTGAGAGCTCAGGAATGGGTTGGGAGGTTGAGGAGATGAATTCAATGGCATGGCTAGCATAGCATAGGAAATACAGGAGCGGAAATGGGAAATTTACTGGTCCAGCCTTGGGACTTGGCCTCGTCTGCAACACGGGCAAGTTTCTCCATTTACCTAGGTGCTGAATTTACTGCGTGCCAAATTGGTGATACATCATACATGGGCACCGTACTGTGGTTTTGCGAGAAATTGGAACGGCCAGATGAGTGTTGATTCTTCTTTCACAAAAAAGAAGCATGTTTCATTGACGGTTTATTTTACGGGAAAAAAAACAACCGGTGGGTAACTGTTTCGTACTAGTGTTTTCTCCCTGTGTAATGATTTGCTTGTTTGAACAAACGGTTTTGGAAATGATTAATAGAAAACCTCTGATAAAGattaaagtttgtgccatacaGCCATGTTTAGGTTCAGGTACAGTTACATTTTGTATTTCAGTCAGTCAACCGGCACTCGCAGCAACTCATCCACTCAAACATTTTATATGTATTAGTGTTTTTCAAAGACTTTGTCAATAATTTGCTTGGTTTTATTTTCCATGATTCGGGGCGTTTAGTCTCTGTTTGGTTTCTCCCTGTTGGAATGGGACAGCTCAAGCACTTTAATGGGCTGGGCACTATTCGTTCTCCTTGCTGGAAACGTCTTTTCCCTTGACAATAGTACTACTGTACTTGTTTAGATGTATTATTAGTATTTGTTCAAATGTTTTGTCGTCCATCatctcttttttgttttaaaaaaaaagtgtcCATAGTTTGTTGATTTGAAGGTGGGGGTGGTTTCAGCAGAGTATACCAACCAAACGCAGTCGTAGATGATTACAGAATCTCTGATGGTTGCATAGTACTACTAGCATCTGTTTGGTTTTCTTCCCTGTTGGAATGGGAGGGATCAAGAACTAAATGTGGATCAAGAACTAAATGTTTTCTTGGTGAAATGTTAGATCACCAACCTCTACCTACAAATCAACCAATCCATACGGACAGACCCATGTCCTGCCATTGCCCACGTCACCCATGACATGACACACCATGGCACGACCAATGTTGACCTCCGACATGTGGGGCCAGGGTGACATGAAAAATTAATCCACACATGAGTACATGACTACTTTCATCAATAACTCATGTGTCAGACTCAGATCACCACAATAGCTTGCTTCCAATCATACTTCCAATCATTTGTGCATTGTTTGATAGCAATATTCATGATCAAAGTACTAGTTGAATTGAACCATACAAACTCGTCGAAACATATCTGTTACAAATTTCAACAGATTTGTCAAATTGTCAGCAAGTGTCAAATTACTCCATGTTTGTTTTTGAACCATGCATGGGCTGACAATTGATCTGCCCGCAGGTGACGAGGTTCAGGTGCGGCGGCTTCGCGCTGGGCCTGGCCATGAACCACTGCATGTTCGACGGCATCGGCGCCATGGAGTTCGTCAACTCGTGGGCCGAGacggcgcgcggcgccgccgagctcACCGTGCCGCCCTTCCTCGACCGCACCGTGCTCCGGGCGCGCGACCCGCCCGCGCCCACCTTCCCGCACCACGAGTTCGCCGAGATCCCCGACGTCTCCGACACGGCGGCGCTCTACGGCTCCCAGGAGCTCCTCTACCGCTCCTTCTGCTTCGACCCGGACCGCCTGGAGCGCGTCCGGGCgctggcgctcgccggcggcgacctggGCCGCTGCACCACCTTCGAGGCGCTCTCGGGCCTCGTGTGGCGCGCGCGCACCAAGGCCCTGGGGCTCGCGCCCGAGCAGCGCACCAAGCTGCTCTTCGCCGTCGACGGACGGCGCCGGTtcgtgccgccgctgccccgcggCTACTTCGGCAACGGC
This genomic interval from Panicum virgatum strain AP13 chromosome 8K, P.virgatum_v5, whole genome shotgun sequence contains the following:
- the LOC120644407 gene encoding omega-hydroxypalmitate O-feruloyl transferase-like, with translation MVVEMKENGVAAAGASEKAAQQLSVKRGEPTLVPPAEPTPTGEQYYLSNLDQNIAVIVQTVYCYKQPSGDGGKDDVAAALRDALARVLVHYHPLAGRLGISPEMKLTVELTGEGAVFVEADACCDLADVGDLTKPDPAALGQLVYSVPGAKHILEMPPMTAQVTRFRCGGFALGLAMNHCMFDGIGAMEFVNSWAETARGAAELTVPPFLDRTVLRARDPPAPTFPHHEFAEIPDVSDTAALYGSQELLYRSFCFDPDRLERVRALALAGGDLGRCTTFEALSGLVWRARTKALGLAPEQRTKLLFAVDGRRRFVPPLPRGYFGNGIVLTNAIATAGELLAAPVSRAAGLVQDAVRMVTDEYMRSAVDYFEATRARPSLASTLLITTWSRLEFHGADFGWGEPVMSGPVTLPEKEVILFLAHGKERKSINVLLGLPATAMDAFQELMDEI